The Centroberyx gerrardi isolate f3 chromosome 12, fCenGer3.hap1.cur.20231027, whole genome shotgun sequence genome has a window encoding:
- the hpn gene encoding serine protease hepsin, with amino-acid sequence MYAEKAGTEGKMGSRGISLTCVLTPCRVVGVCVTLMTLGAIGAAVWAVVTYCNMEEDTGLYDVQVNSADQHLRVFDSAQRRWRQVCSSSANEQLASISCEEVGFVSVVNYSVASVPEASSDGGEFFCVKQEELSHGKKIKDSLFPCDCESREVLTLLCQDCGRRSLTEDRIVGGVDARQGSWPWQVSLQYDGVHQCGGSIISDRWIVSAAHCFPERYRYVARWRVLLGSIYNKPVNANVAEVKTIVYHSSYLPFVDANIDDNSRDIAVLALTQPLAFTEYIQPICLPAYGQRLIDGQMGTVTGWGNVGYYGHLADVLQEANVPIISDAVCNAPDYYDNQITTSMFCAGFEKGGIDACQGDSGGPFVADDCLSKASRYRLLGVVSWGTGCAMAKKPGVYTRVSRFLPWISTAMRNYHNSPGVHKLART; translated from the exons ATGTATGCTGAGAAAGctgggacagagggaaagatgg gcAGCAGGGGAATCTCTCTGACCTGTGTGTTGACCCCCTGTCGGgtggttggggtgtgtgtgacgCTGATGACCTTGGGAGCCATTGGAGCTGCTGTCTGGGCCGTAG TCACATACTGCAACATGGAGGAAGACACAGGACTGTATGatg TCCAGGTAAATTCAGCTGACCAGCATCTTCGAGTGTTTGACTCCGCCCAGAGGAGGTGGCGTCAGGTGTGTTCCTcttcagccaatgagcagctgGCTAGCATCAGCTGTGAGGAAGTGGGCTTTGTAAG tgtggtgAATTACTCCGTAGCGTCAGTCCCAGAGGCCAGTAGTGATGGAGGGGAATTCTTCTGTGTCAAACAGGAAGAGCTCAGCCACGGCAAGAAAATCAAAGACTCATTGTTCCCATG TGACTGTGAGAGCAGGGAGGTTCTCACGCTGTTGTGCCAAG acTGCGGCAGGCGTAGTTTGACGGAGGACCGTATAGTGGGTGGTGTGGATGCCAGGCAGGGCAGCTGGCCATGGCAGGTCAGCTTGCAGTACGATGGAGTTCACCAGTGTGGAGGATCCATCATCTCAGACCGCTGGATTGTCTCCGCAGCACACTGCTTCCCTGA ACGGTACCGCTATGTGGCTCGCTGGCGTGTGCTGCTGGGATCCATCTACAATAAACCGGTCAACGCCAATGTGGCGGAGGTGAAGACCATCGTCTACCACAGCAGCTACCTGCCCTTTGTAGACGCTAACATCGATGACAACAGCAGGGACATCGCTGTCCTGGCCCTCACTCAGCCGCTCGCCTTCACCG aATACATCCAGCCTATTTGCCTGCCAGCCTATGGTCAAAGACTGATTGATGGACAGATGGGAACAGTAACAGGCTGGGGAAACGTAGGATACTATG GTCATCTAGCGGATGTTCTCCAGGAAGCGAATGTCCCCATCATCAGCGACGCCGTCTGTAACGCCCCTGATTACTATGACAACCAGATCACCACCAGCATGTTCTGTGCCGGCTTTGAGAAGGGAGGCATCGATGCCTGCCAG ggagACAGTGGGGGTCCTTTTGTGGCAGACGACTGCCTGTCGAAGGCCAGCCGGTACCGCCTGCTGGGGGTGGTGAGCTGGGGAACCGGCTGTGCCATGGCCAAGAAGCCTGGCGTCTACACCAGAGTGTCCCGATTTCTGCCCTGGATATCTACTGCCATGAGG AACTATCACAACTCACCAGGGGTTCACAAGCTGGCCCGGACATGA